AAACATTTGGCAGAACAAAATAacgaaaatactgaactcctaggaaaattcagaaaggaaagtccctaaatggcataatcaaaagctcaaacacatcaagcgaatggataacagctgtcatatttctgacttggtacatgcattttgttGCGTAGAAAATTGTTatcaattatctttttttttgtcttgacAACAACTGATAATTCAATCTAGAAATTATTATGCTGACCTTGGCACCTACCTgacatttgaaaaagaaaatgataggtGACGTAAAGCATTGACACTTAGGATTGtgtattttgaacttttgatttaagAAAACTATCTGTACTATAAAAACACAGGTTGTCTCCATACTAGTTTGAAAAATTCCAAAGGACAAGacgttgttttataaaaaaaaaaaagaaaaatcaaggAAAAGAAACCAGTAATGTCAAATTTCTTTTTGAACCAAAGTTATGTAATGAATTTTAGAGGATCGAATTtgactttagaaaataaatctttttgggACAATTATGATGATCTATTGAGTCCAGCAGAAGATGTATTCTTCGAAACTTACGATTTACCGTTATCATTCATTGTTCTGGTGTTGTTATTATATGGCATTGTAGCTGTCATCAGTTTTGGCGGGAATATTGCCGTTTGTTACACCTTATGCAATGGCAAAGTTCTGCTTACAGTGACAAACTTTTTTCTCGCAAGTCTTTCTGTCAGTGACATTCTGATGACGATTCTTTGCATTCCGACTACTATCATCAGCGATATCATTTATAAACATTGGGTACTTGGTTCCTTCATGTGCCATGTGCTACATTATCTTCAACTTGTAGCAGTTTTACAAAGGGCATTTTCAGTTGTAGCCATAACATGTGATCGGCATTTTGTAATTTCTAGACCGCTGAAACAGAGAATGACCAAGAAAACAGCCAGATTACTAGTGCTTCTTCTCTGGATacttgcatttattattgcgttGCCCTCAGCCTGGTACTCTCAAGTCATATATCTACAGTATACGCCAGGATCACATGGGCTCTGCATTGAATTATGGGACGATCAGCAACTTCAACACATCTACAGCGTTATACTACTACTGCTTCAGTATTTCATGCCTTTACTAATAATGATATGTGTATACATTCACATAGGATACATAATTTGGATAAAACCAACTCCTGGTGAGGCAGATAAAGTAAGAGATAAGAGAATTGCTTTATCTAAAAGAAAagtaagttttatatttaaaaattataatagaaatatatcagtATGCCAATAAGTTGTGTTATAATTGCCAACGAGATAAATTTCCTTCTAGCGACCAAAAGACGTATAtgtaagcaactataggtcaccgttcttCCTTCTAAAGAAATGAGAAGTCTGTTgatgtcagaccaccaattaaaaatccctatctgtacaaccaaattttgcaattttcacagctttctatatattttaccttaagttgaatttcatagaaaccaggtatatcctgaatagtacatgtatcagcattctacatgccaattttcatcatacctttaaagcctccTAACAAATTAACTGACATTCAAACAgagatacttaaaaaaatatggttttctggaaatcttaaattagtatactatggagcgcattaatcctcaatttttaaatgcaaactcatagacaggTAAATTGTGGCTCACAATGATCTAGATATGTGTCTCTTTCACccaaagtttcatttctgcatatttgttggttagtttaagtaaacaaggaaatcaaaagcactattttgtgtcagagtagggctacttttacatacgttcgaaattggagggagtaattggtgtcTGACACCTATAGCAATCTATTATAGGGTCCGACatgaagacatatttttatacaaccgaGATTGACGAGTTATAGGGTTATATACTACTATATGACATTAAAGAAACGGAATACCtaatatttaaaactaatttttcaaGAAGAATCAACATTTTAATTTCGTTGTTTCCAATTGCTACCCTATTTAACCGATCTTGACACACACACACTATTTTTATTATCCAAAAGCAGCTGTATTACCTAACTGCTGAGTAGCTAGCCATATTGACCTtgtggtacatgtacatatttttgatAGTAACTTTTTAATGTCGATAACAATGTACTTAAAGTTTTGTATCTTAAAAGCGTCTTATGACtgggtgtgtttgatttttaaaaaccaaatacattACACGAACTTTGATTTTGTTCCACTGTCACATAGCTCGAAAACAGTATCTTAAATAACTGTAAAAATTGTAAGTATGCACATAGTCCTTATCTAGTTTTACCAAATTCTTCAAGACAATCTAAATGATGTGGACGAATCATCTTCCTAAtcttactataaaaaaaatatataaaactgactagtaacattttaaagaaatatataaaacatttttcaattgcAACAAGATGCCTACTTTAAAGTTTGAATCATACTAGCGCTTGAAGTGTAACCGTAAGTTGCATCGAATGTAATTCTTGAAATAATTGTACACTAGACTTGAATTGTCAACCTTAGAAAAAAGGCGATCGATACCAAATAAATGGACATTCAAGCtaataagtcgaaaataaactgacaactgaACGAGTCCAACAAAAGATCTTGTCTGCTATCGTGGCGAtcctgtttcacattttgtaccCGTTGGGATACTTATGTTTCAAACCAAGCCAAAAGTCTAATACGGTAGGTCAAATTCGAGGGAAAGAATTTTAAATAGTTACTAGTAATATATATGGTTATCATCATAAATGACACTTCATACCCACGGACTAATGCCGGTCTCAAGTGTTATTTATAGTGGTCATAGATATTATAAGTTTTAAGCTCATGTTTCCATTATTATAATCAAGGAAACAACCGAAAAGACATGATCGTATTAGAATTGATTTATGTATTTACATGATTCATTTATGTACAATGCTTTTTCGTTACAGAGTTTGAAAATGTTATTCATCTTAGTGTCTGTCTACGCTCTCACATGGCTTCCAATCCATATTATGACTATTATTGGCGATCTGAATCAAACTTTATATGATCACAGGTTTGCTCATATGATATGGCTGTTTTTTCATTGGCTGGCATTCAGCAATACTGGTATCAATCCACTGATTTATTGTTGGATCAACAAGACATTTAGGAGTCAGTTAAAACGAGTATGGTGTTTTTCTGTATGTCGTCGTTTAAAAGCAAGAAAGGAACGTCGTAAATCTATTGAAAAATCTCTAAAAAGAAGGAGAAGAAAAGCAAGTAAACAGAACATGCAGAAGTTAAAGGAAACAAGTATTGCTTAGAAGCTGCATGAAAGATCAACAACTCAGAAACAACTACGTCTTTCTAAAATTATGTGtcaatcattgtatatttttgaaatcattttacTGAATGTATCATTTATGAAACACGTCTGTCaattacatgttttaaactTATTACTTATGTTTTGGTTGTAATTTTACAAAgcctaatattgttttttaattgttttcattattgGACATTGATCAAGATAAGGAAGATGATAGTGAGATAGTTGTATATCCCTATGCCATTACAGCACATTTCGAACTTTCCTCGAGACTACTAAAATAGTTATTATTGTCCTTAACAAAATGCTGATGGCTTACAAATATTgaagtatttctttattgttCTCTGttcttctgaaatatttttaattttgtttattaaaatgaccgTTGAAGAAGAACTAAATGCAGAAATTTAATGCTGATCGTGTTGTCTAAAATTGATTGATATCGtgta
The genomic region above belongs to Mytilus trossulus isolate FHL-02 chromosome 7, PNRI_Mtr1.1.1.hap1, whole genome shotgun sequence and contains:
- the LOC134726443 gene encoding tachykinin-like peptides receptor 86C; translated protein: MTKKTARLLVLLLWILAFIIALPSAWYSQVIYLQYTPGSHGLCIELWDDQQLQHIYSVILLLLQYFMPLLIMICVYIHIGYIIWIKPTPGEADKVRDKRIALSKRKSLKMLFILVSVYALTWLPIHIMTIIGDLNQTLYDHRFAHMIWLFFHWLAFSNTGINPLIYCWINKTFRSQLKRVWCFSVCRRLKARKERRKSIEKSLKRRRRKASKQNMQKLKETSIA